From the Leishmania braziliensis MHOM/BR/75/M2904 contig, possible fusion of chromosomes 20 and 34 genome, the window GTACCACGGCATCGTAGAGGAGTTGCAGAACAACATGAATGTGCTACTTAAAAATGCCACCAAGACTACACGGGGCGGTAAAGAGACCAAAATGGACTCCGTCTTTGTACGAGGCTCGAACATCGTCTTCTTCCAGTTGCCGGATGCGCTGCAGACCAGTCCTGCGTTGCTCCGTGCTGGCGAAATCGTGTCCAAGGCAAAAGACACACGTGGCGATGGCAAGGGGTTTGGTGCGTCACGCAAGCGTGCTCGCAACTCGTAGGGCGACAGCGCACCCGAGCCTTTTTTTCAGCGCTGCGCTAACATTTCCTTCCCAACGCTTCTGCAAAGAGGGGACTTTAATCATCTCCAAATTCTATGGCGTGGCGGTTCTGCGTGTACCTCTTTAGGGTCTCCTCCCTGTGTttctatgtgtgtgtgtgtgtgtgtgtgtgtgtgtggttaGCGTAGATGTATGTGTGATGGGTTCGATTGTGCCGGCGTTGCCACGTGGGGACGCGATCAGAGTCGTGTGTGTCTTCGTAAAAGAGCGAAACAAGAGGAAATCGAAACGGAGAGAGCCTTGCTCGCACGCAAAGTATGAGGCCCACCTCACCTCTCTTGTGAAGCAGTGCCAGGCCTGGATAGTGACGAAGTGGGGAATGTACTTGATGGGGAGAAAAAGGGCCTTCGCCTCTCGTGGCGTTCTCAGGGACGGCGAAAAGTGTCGGGACGACTTGCTCGACGTCCGATGTGACTCAAAGGACACCTTTTGCAGTCCTCGCTCCTGTGGCCAGCAGTTCTTCAAGGAAGTTGTGTCGGCAAGGGGCTTTGTCTTTCAAATTTGAGGAGATACCTTCAAGGCAGTTTGAGGTACACAGCaggtgcgctctctctctctcctgtgcaTATTTCCTACGTGGTGGTGCTAcaacccctcccctccttcttcccccgGGCGCGCCTcttgttttgtgtgtgtgccgcgtTGTTTTTCTGGAAGACAAGCAACAATACGGTGTGGCACAACCTCTCCCCACTCTCTACTCCTTATGCGAGCCGCTGGTCGCTCGCTGGCTGGCTGTAATGACGCATGTGTGTTGTGGGCGCCTGGTCTGAgatttttttccttcccttttcaTGCACCGCCCCACACGCGCCCCTTTTCGCCTCGCGCATGTCCGAGGCTCAGCAGTGGCCGACGCGCCTGCTGCGGTAACGCTGGCAGAAGCGCGATACATTTCACAGACGCCCCCACGCCTTAGCGCTCCTGCCATGAAACTCCCAGAGCTGCGGACGCAACAGACGGTCCTTCGTAGCGGCCATGCAGATGTCAGCCTATATGTGTCGGAATCTACCACACTCACCGAAGATATGCGGTGCATGATAAGGAGGTCACCTCGTGCGGCTGAGCCTCCAGCTGCAAAAGGTCGGCCATATCTGCCTTCCTCACTAGAGCCCATCAACTCTACTGCACAGCTCCTTAATTCAAGCAAACTGCTCAGCAGTGACGGTCCCACGACGCTCATGCCTCACAAAGATGTGGCAGAGGACAAAACGGAGTCTTGTCTTTCCCACGTGAGCGCGGtggagtcgctgctgtcgcggcAGCAGTACGTCGATGTGTACTTTGTCGTTTCGTCCCTTCTCACAACCGACAACGGCGCAGCAAAGGTGGTGGAATCGGAAGAGAgacgccgcctgcgccttctcagCTACCGCTGCCTGTGCAGCTATGCCTTGATACGGTTCAAGGAGTGCTGCGAGGACGGCAGAGCTGCTCTGGCACTTTACCGACACTTGCAGGACAAAAAGAGTTCCCCTTCTCTTGAAATGTCTGATGAGAGACTGCATAGCCGTGTCGTACAGGCACTGCTAGGTGCGCTTATCATGCGCGAGATGTACAACCATGTGGAAGAGCTGCGGCTGATTGTGCCACCTCTGATGGACACCAGTAGCGAACCGACGTCAAACGAGTTCTTTCATAtaccgcctccgcctttgTTGGAAGCACAGGAGAGCGCAATACCATTTCTGGCGTCCTTTCGCCGGCACGTTGCGGCGCAGCGTTGGAGCGACGCCGCGCAGACAATCGACGGCAGTGCCACCGCCCAGAGTTGGGTGAAGGCAACACCGCTCTGTGCCATGTTTGCTTTTGTGCGGTTGGAGCTGCACGACCCGAAGGCCGCCCgagcgctgcttctcccctacctcgcctctctccctgaaCCGCCGTCGTGGGAAGCGCTCTCTACCGCACCTGTTGAGCACGCGCAGCTCTGGAGCCATTTCAGCTCTCACTATGTCTTCTCCACGACACTACTCGCCAAGGCTTCCTTCATGTCTGGCAGCGCATACCTTAACATCTCTGCGGCTCTGCTACAGCGTGTACTGCGGCTCAACCCCTCTTATGCTCCGGCACGCCTCTTCGCAGAGTTTGTGCTCTCGTacgaggcacagcagcagcgcatcgatGCTGCCATGTCTGCCAATGACTACCCAAAGGTCTTGTCGGTGACGGCTGAGATGCTGCGCATGCCTGAGGTCACGAGGCTCGTGCATGCTGAGCTCTACCTGATGCGAACCCAGGCACAGTGGATGCGACGTCAACCGCTGGAGGTGGTACACGAAGCCTCGCGGTGCGTGCAGTGTGACCCGAAATGTGCGCTTGCTTTTCGACTTCGGGCCGATGCCTTCGCAATGATGAAccgagaggcagaggcgactGCAGACCGCGCTGTGGCGATGCATCTGCACTCGAAGGTCGACGCTGTTTTTGATGAGCTGCGAGTGCAACGTTCACGCTACGACACCACGCAGGTGGAAGCAAGTGCAAAAAGGCACTCTGTTCCGGCATTTACATCGTTCCAATCCGCGTCAGCACCACCTCGCGCGCCACCGCGGAAACGTTtttgcagcagcacccgAAGATCGGATGCCAAGTCGCAGAAGTGTGCCAACGCGGATCTTCTTCTGCCAGGACTGCGAACGCACTATGAAGTCCTGGGCGTCTCTAGCGACGCCCCCGAGGTGGAGATCCGAAAGCGCTATCGCCAACTCACCCTTCAGTGTCACCCAGACCGGTTTGTCGGTGCAACAGAGATCAATCAACGAGCTGCGCTTGAAGCGTTCCAGCTTCTGGGAGATGCCTATAGTGTTCTCTCCGACGTGCAGCTCCGGGCAGCCTACGACGTTGGGCTGCTCAGCCTTCATTGAAGATGTATAGCTAGcttcctcacctctcttATGTTGGTTCTCCTTTTCACTGCGGTTGTCAAGAGGCTCTTTGTATCTTCAAAATGCGAACACTGTGTGTGCACACGTGCTGTGGTGCACCGCTG encodes:
- a CDS encoding putative small nuclear ribonucleoprotein; translated protein: MAESIPMKVLFDALHLKVSIEVATGEVYHGIVEELQNNMNVLLKNATKTTRGGKETKMDSVFVRGSNIVFFQLPDALQTSPALLRAGEIVSKAKDTRGDGKGFGASRKRARNS